A single Chryseobacterium shigense DNA region contains:
- a CDS encoding CitMHS family transporter, whose product MLTFLGFLMILIFMVLIMNKKMTPLTALVIVPVTIALFAGFGPELGDMMKNGVKEIALTGVMLIFAILYFSLMIDTGLFEPLVNIILKAVGDNPIKTTIGTAILTALVSLDGDGSSTYLIVVAAMLPLYKRQGMNPLILTCIIMLAGQIMNILPWGGPTARVMSSLKLGHTEIFVPMIPIMAIGILWVIFVAYILGRREKIRIAKHGKFTNYNSNDIIGEADPKLRRPKLILINLALTITLLVVMILDIVPLGIAFMIAFCIASIINYPKLKDQQKIISKHAGNALSVAGMIFGAGIFTGILNGSGIMQAMGNSMIEIVPKSWGGYLNIVTALFSIPLTFFLSNDAYYFGILPIIVTTGHQLGISPEILGRASLIGQGSHLLSPLVPSTYLLVSLAGVEFSDHLKYTLKWALGSSIVMLLAALILGVI is encoded by the coding sequence ATGCTTACATTCCTCGGATTTCTCATGATCCTGATCTTTATGGTCCTGATCATGAATAAAAAAATGACACCGCTTACAGCTTTGGTCATCGTACCGGTAACCATTGCTCTTTTCGCGGGTTTCGGACCTGAACTGGGAGATATGATGAAAAACGGTGTCAAAGAAATAGCGCTAACAGGTGTGATGCTGATCTTTGCCATCCTTTATTTCAGTTTAATGATAGACACTGGCCTTTTTGAGCCTTTAGTGAATATAATTTTAAAAGCTGTTGGGGACAATCCCATCAAAACAACAATAGGAACTGCCATTCTTACAGCCTTGGTTTCACTGGACGGCGATGGTTCTTCCACGTATTTAATTGTAGTTGCTGCAATGCTTCCGCTTTACAAAAGACAGGGCATGAATCCGTTAATTCTTACCTGCATTATTATGCTGGCTGGCCAGATTATGAATATTCTACCCTGGGGAGGTCCTACCGCAAGAGTTATGAGCTCCCTGAAGCTTGGGCATACAGAAATCTTTGTTCCTATGATCCCTATCATGGCTATAGGTATTCTATGGGTTATATTTGTGGCTTACATTTTGGGAAGAAGAGAAAAAATAAGGATTGCCAAACACGGAAAATTTACCAATTACAACAGCAATGATATTATTGGTGAAGCAGATCCTAAACTCCGTCGTCCCAAGCTGATTCTAATTAATCTTGCCCTTACAATCACTCTTTTAGTGGTGATGATCCTTGATATTGTTCCTTTAGGCATTGCCTTTATGATTGCATTCTGTATTGCTTCCATCATCAATTATCCAAAACTGAAAGACCAGCAGAAAATTATTTCCAAACATGCAGGAAACGCCCTATCAGTAGCAGGAATGATTTTCGGAGCAGGAATTTTCACGGGAATTCTGAATGGTTCAGGCATTATGCAGGCAATGGGAAACAGCATGATAGAAATAGTGCCGAAAAGCTGGGGAGGCTATCTGAATATTGTGACCGCCCTATTCAGTATTCCGCTTACTTTTTTCCTGTCCAATGATGCCTATTATTTTGGGATACTTCCTATTATTGTCACTACCGGACATCAGCTGGGAATTTCACCGGAAATATTGGGACGGGCAAGCCTTATCGGGCAGGGTTCTCATCTTCTGAGCCCGCTGGTTCCTTCTACCTATCTGCTGGTATCACTGGCAGGTGTGGAATTTTCCGATCATTTGAAGTATACTTTAAAATGGGCTTTGGGCTCCTCCATTGTGATGCTTCTGGCAGCGTTGATTCTTGGTGTGATCTAA
- a CDS encoding DUF2490 domain-containing protein, with product MKIKFKLIIILLFGIIHQADAQSRDSYNMWFQYLMSARLTDKSTLTALSQYRSFDLAYDTRLFLVSAYVDYEVAKEVKPAAGFMFLVLDSYKSDNTKKERYEKRPFQQVTLGGNIGRTSVSHRFRVEERFISNPNEFIVRLRYLISLRIPFNKAGEKEKLYGILKNELRMNVVKEDPFDSNRLTAGLGIKVGKNSAIEVAFINQLETGSTSNYGYIGYRNSFDWRKNKNK from the coding sequence ATGAAAATTAAATTCAAATTAATCATTATTCTGCTGTTCGGAATAATCCATCAGGCAGATGCTCAAAGCCGTGATAGCTACAATATGTGGTTCCAGTATCTGATGTCGGCAAGACTGACGGATAAAAGTACTTTAACGGCTCTGTCACAATACCGTTCCTTTGACCTGGCTTATGACACAAGGCTTTTCCTGGTTTCTGCCTACGTAGATTACGAAGTAGCCAAGGAAGTAAAACCCGCTGCCGGATTCATGTTCCTGGTACTGGATTCCTATAAATCTGACAATACCAAAAAAGAGAGGTATGAAAAAAGACCTTTCCAGCAGGTAACACTAGGAGGTAATATCGGAAGAACTTCGGTTTCGCACCGTTTCCGGGTGGAAGAAAGATTCATAAGCAATCCCAATGAATTTATCGTTCGTCTCCGTTATCTGATTTCTCTGAGAATTCCATTTAACAAAGCAGGAGAAAAAGAAAAACTGTACGGTATCCTGAAAAATGAATTAAGGATGAATGTGGTAAAGGAAGATCCGTTCGACAGCAACCGTTTAACAGCCGGACTTGGCATTAAAGTAGGAAAAAATTCAGCGATTGAAGTGGCTTTTATCAACCAGCTGGAAACTGGTTCCACAAGCAACTATGGCTACATCGGCTACAGAAACAGCTTCGACTGGAGAAAAAACAAAAATAAATAA
- a CDS encoding sensor histidine kinase, with protein sequence MFLIVNIVFILLVFRLLFNAKVLKKLMEYHWGLLLKFQHILFLLIFILITFFTENYFLDVPELIWSVISVIIFNVGIYSLVYSYLVPEFYLSNKYPEFILFALITFLVSSLFRILLEPAVFNMSFNENLSNTKFLYNVYTAQGIVILVASFLGITKDKFLIEQDFKDLGEEKDQLYLDLLKSKMNPHFLLNTLNNIYSKSFQPSENTSESILQLSKLLQYVIYDTGKDKISMAQEFSSIKSLAGLYQLKYNNVLNITFTVEDEETLELIDIPPSVCLTLFENALKHSAVGIEEGSYIKVGYKILDQELLFEIQNSVARKKNLVGNLNDSGLGNEAVINILEKNYAGRFTFISEPIENNNYQTILKIKL encoded by the coding sequence ATGTTTTTAATTGTAAATATTGTATTTATATTGTTGGTTTTCAGGCTTTTGTTTAATGCGAAAGTTTTGAAAAAGCTGATGGAATATCATTGGGGACTTTTGCTGAAGTTTCAGCACATTCTTTTCCTTTTGATCTTCATTTTAATTACTTTTTTTACCGAAAACTACTTTTTGGATGTTCCGGAACTCATCTGGAGTGTTATATCAGTCATTATTTTTAATGTCGGAATTTACAGTCTCGTCTATTCTTATCTCGTCCCTGAATTTTATCTTTCCAATAAATATCCTGAATTCATTCTCTTTGCCCTGATCACTTTTCTGGTCTCGAGCCTTTTCAGGATTCTGCTTGAACCGGCGGTTTTTAATATGAGTTTTAATGAAAACCTTTCCAATACAAAATTTCTGTACAATGTATATACCGCACAGGGAATTGTGATACTTGTTGCTTCATTTCTTGGAATTACAAAGGATAAATTTTTGATAGAGCAGGATTTTAAAGACCTGGGTGAGGAAAAAGACCAGCTGTACCTTGATCTTTTGAAATCTAAAATGAACCCCCATTTTTTACTCAATACGCTTAATAATATTTATTCCAAAAGCTTTCAGCCTTCGGAAAATACCTCGGAATCTATATTGCAACTCAGTAAACTGCTTCAGTATGTGATTTATGATACAGGAAAGGATAAAATCAGTATGGCTCAGGAGTTTTCATCCATTAAATCTCTTGCTGGATTATATCAGTTAAAGTACAATAATGTCTTGAACATCACTTTTACTGTTGAAGATGAAGAAACGCTGGAATTAATTGATATTCCGCCTTCTGTATGCCTTACTCTGTTTGAAAACGCCCTGAAACATTCAGCTGTGGGAATAGAAGAGGGGAGTTATATTAAGGTAGGCTATAAAATACTTGATCAGGAACTTTTATTTGAAATTCAGAATTCCGTGGCCAGGAAGAAGAACCTTGTCGGGAATCTGAATGACAGTGGTTTGGGGAATGAAGCGGTAATCAATATTCTTGAAAAAAACTACGCAGGAAGATTTACTTTTATATCTGAACCTATAGAAAATAATAACTATCAGACGATCTTAAAAATAAAATTGTAA